From a single Brassica oleracea var. oleracea cultivar TO1000 chromosome C5, BOL, whole genome shotgun sequence genomic region:
- the LOC106344640 gene encoding LOW QUALITY PROTEIN: mitogen-activated protein kinase kinase 10 (The sequence of the model RefSeq protein was modified relative to this genomic sequence to represent the inferred CDS: inserted 3 bases in 2 codons; substituted 1 base at 1 genomic stop codon), whose protein sequence is MSLVRERCHQEPLTLPIPPPPHYHGIPGDPSPSSFSSSSPDSSSPVQTLNDLEKLTVLGEGSDGTVYKTRHRRTTALYALKLIRSDLSITTVEADTLKRIESSFIVKCYXVFANSSDLCFVMELMEKXSLQELLLAQHVLPDPVIPTLANRILQGLRHLQEMRIVHGDIKPSNLLINKKGEVKIADFGASRIVTRGDYGSSGTCAYMSPERVDPDKWGFEEVVFARDVWFLGAVVLECYLGRHPLTKVGDQPDWTALVCAICCNEKAEIQVSGSFXCLEKDWRKRATVDELLHHPFVKKNIWVTSLSHKFCSF, encoded by the exons ATGTCACTTGTGAGAGAGAGATGTCACCAAGAACCACTCACACTCCCTATTCCACCACCACCACATTACCACGGCATCCCCGGAGACCCATCTCCGTCCTCATTTTCGTCATCAAGCCCTGACTCATCATCGCCGGTTCAAACCTTGAACGATCTCGAGAAACTCACCGTTTTAGGAGAAGGAAGCGACGGGACAGTTTACAAAACCCGTCACCGGAGAACCACAGCTCTCTACGCATTAAAACTCATCCGGTCAGATCTCAGCATCACTACTGTTGAAGCTGACACTCTCAAGAGAATTGAATCAAGCTTCATCGTAAAATGCTA GGTTTTTGCTAACTCATCCGATCTTTGTTTCGTGATGGAGCTTATGGAGAAATGATCTCTCCAGGAACTGTTGCTTGCCCAACACGTTTTACCTGACCCGGTGATACCCACTCTGGCTAACAGAATCCTCCAAGGGTTACGTCATCTTCAAGAAATGAGAATAGTCCATGGAGACATAAAGCCTTCGAATCTACTCATTAACAAAAAAGGAGAGGTCAAGATCGCGGATTTTGGTGCGAGCCGGATTGTAACTAGAGGAGACTATGGTTCGAGCGGGACATGTGCGTATATGAGTCCTGAACGTGTGGATCCAGATAAATGGGGTTTTGAAGAGGTTGTTTTTGCAAGGGATGTGTGGTTTTTAGGTGCTGTGGTTCTTGAGTGTTATCTTGGAAGGCATCCATTGACTAAAGTTGGAGATCAACCGGATTGGACGGCTCTGGTTTGTGCGATTTGCTGTAATGAGAAAGCGGAGATTCAAGTGAGTGGTTCGT GATGTTTGGAGAAGGACTGGAGGAAGAGAGCCACTGTGGATGAGCTTCTTCATCATCCTTTTGTTAAGAAAAACATATGGGTGACTAGTCTCTCTCACAAGTTTTGTTCTTTTTGA
- the LOC106294932 gene encoding syntaxin-22: protein MSFQDLEAGRPLRSQRKLINGNKEGGTQAVASGIFEINTAVSTFQRLVNTLGTPKDTPDLRDKLHKTRLHIGQLVKDTSTKLKEASETDHHRDVSQSKKIADAKLAKDFEAVLKDFQKVQRVAAERETSYTPFDPKSDLSSSEVDIGHDRSQEQRVLMESRRQEVVLLENEISFNEAVIEEREQGIQEVQQQIGEVNEIFKDLAVLVHDQGAMIDDIGSHVENAHSATAQGRSHLVKASRTQRSNSSLMCLLMVIFGIVLLIVVIVLAA, encoded by the exons ATGAGCTTTCAGGATTTGGAAGCGGGGAGGCCGTTGAGATCACAAAGGAAATTGATAAACGGGAACAAGGAAGGAGGAACACAAGCGGTGGCGTCTGGAATCTTTGAGATCAACACGGCCGTTTCTACCTTCCAGCGCCTTGTTAACACTCTCGGTACTCCTAAGGATACGCCCGACCTCCGTGACAAGCT GCACAAGACAAGGTTACATATTGGGCAGTTGGTAAAGGACACTTCGACGAAACTTAAAGAAGCTAGCGAAACTGATCATCATCGAGATGTTTCT CAAAGTAAGAAGATTGCAGATGCTAAGCTTGCAAAGGACTTCGAAGCTGTGCTTAAAGATTTTCAGAAGGTACAGCGAGTTGCAGCTGAAAGAGAAACTTCTTACACTCCTTTCGATCCAAAAAGCGATCTTTCTTCAAG TGAAGTAGACATTGGCCATGATAGATCACAAGAGCAGCGTGTCCTCATGGAATCTAGAAG GCAAGAAGTTGTGTTGCTTGAAAACGAAATATCCTTCAACGAAGCGGTGATAGAGGAAAGAGAACAGGGGATACAAGAAGTTCAGCAGCAAATAGGAGAAGTAAACGAGATTTTCAAAGATCTTGCAGTGCTGGTTCACGACCAAGGAGCCATGATAG ATGATATTGGTAGCCACGTCGAGAATGCACATTCGGCAACAGCTCAGGGAAGGTCTCATCTCGTGAAAGCCTCCAGGACACAACGATCAAACTCGTCTCTG ATGTGCTTACTTATGGTGATATTTGGTATCGTTCTACTCATCGTTGTCATAGTACTCGCAGCTTGA
- the LOC106293129 gene encoding uncharacterized protein LOC106293129 has translation MVLWEITLGTAYFLGLRRTYRLALKIQRRIVSPKNPKIRQFLHRRTRKIFDVAVSVHKNIQHRDIEVGRNLGNWILRWLDRMKPAAQIRTRPEPNSNVDKAKSLSESSRPKSNTTQSPQKRESDRHLFSSLKHFQHSPTVSTMIQPPRPNGITTQFRHYSAGAAASLIPPSYVRGSGFDGVIRKDILQWMLQR, from the exons ATGGTGCTGTGGGAGATAACTCTGGGAACAGCCTACTTCTTGGGGCTGAGGCGGACTTATAGGCTCGCCTTGAAGATCCAACGTCGGATTGTTAGTCCGAAGAATCCGAAGATCCGTCAATTTCTTCATCG GAGGACTCGTAAAATTTTCGATGTGGCAGTTTCCGTTCACAAGAACATTCAGCATAGAGACATTGAAGTTGGTCGGAATCTCGGCAACTGGATTCTCCGTTGGCTCGACCGGATGAAACCAGCTGCTCAGATCCGTACTCGACCTGAACCAAACTCCAACGTTGACAAGGCAAAAAGTCTATCGGAGTCGAGTCGTCCCAAATCAAACACGACGCAGAGTCCACAAAAACGTGAATCCGATAGGCACTTGTTCTCTTCACTGAAACACTTCCAGCACAGCCCGACCGTCTCTACCATGATCCAGCCACCTAGACCTAATGGAATTACTACTCAGTTCAGGCATTACAGTGCCGGTGCAGCCGCCAGTCTGATTCCTCCGAGCTATGTAAGAGGCAGCGGGTTCGATGGTGTAATCAGGAAGGACATTTTGCAGTGGATGTTACAGAGATGA